A part of Magnetococcales bacterium genomic DNA contains:
- the hypD gene encoding hydrogenase formation protein HypD: protein MNYIDGFRNQDAAARYRVTLAQLGQEWADQGGRACFMEVCGSHTMAIARFAIRDFLPPSVTLVSGPGCPVCVTDPGYIDAAIELAMQGKIIVTFGDMMRVPGSRSTLAKSRAAGGWIESCYSPVTALELARAHPDREIVFLAIGFETTMAPVLAMLDTARRAAIPNLTLLTAFKLVPPVLAALIADPELKIDGFLCPAHVSAVIGAHAYRPFADTHGVACVVAGFEPLDILHGVEGLLRQKIAGHATVDNQYSRVVRPEGNRIAQRLVDHYLMPADVSWRGLGVIPASGLVLRPEFARFDAESRHGLTVQPGRLNPHCLCGEVLKGKIRPVHCSLFGVACHPEHPLGPCMVSSEGSCGAEYRFASGGVTR from the coding sequence ATGAACTATATCGATGGATTCCGCAACCAGGATGCCGCGGCCCGTTATCGGGTCACTCTGGCGCAACTGGGTCAGGAATGGGCGGATCAAGGGGGCCGCGCCTGTTTCATGGAGGTGTGCGGCAGCCATACCATGGCCATTGCCCGCTTTGCGATTCGGGATTTTCTGCCGCCTTCGGTAACCCTGGTCAGTGGACCGGGCTGCCCGGTGTGCGTGACCGATCCGGGCTATATCGATGCCGCCATCGAACTGGCCATGCAAGGCAAGATCATCGTCACCTTCGGCGACATGATGCGGGTGCCCGGCTCCCGCTCCACCCTGGCCAAAAGCCGGGCCGCAGGGGGATGGATCGAAAGCTGTTACTCCCCGGTGACCGCCCTGGAACTGGCCCGTGCCCATCCGGATCGGGAGATCGTTTTTCTGGCCATCGGCTTTGAAACCACGATGGCCCCGGTGCTGGCCATGCTGGATACGGCCCGACGCGCCGCCATTCCCAACCTGACACTGCTGACGGCGTTCAAGTTGGTGCCGCCGGTGCTGGCCGCGCTGATCGCCGATCCGGAACTGAAAATCGATGGTTTTCTCTGTCCGGCCCATGTCAGCGCCGTGATCGGGGCCCATGCCTATCGACCCTTTGCCGATACCCATGGGGTGGCGTGCGTTGTGGCCGGATTCGAGCCACTGGATATCCTCCATGGGGTGGAGGGATTGCTGCGTCAGAAGATCGCCGGACACGCCACGGTGGACAATCAATACAGCCGGGTGGTCCGTCCGGAGGGCAATCGCATCGCGCAACGGCTCGTGGATCACTATCTGATGCCCGCCGATGTCTCCTGGCGGGGGCTCGGCGTGATCCCGGCCAGCGGATTGGTGTTGCGCCCGGAGTTCGCCCGATTCGATGCGGAGTCGCGCCATGGACTCACCGTGCAACCCGGTCGCCTCAATCCCCATTGCCTGTGCGGCGAGGTTCTGAAGGGCAAAATCCGTCCCGTTCACTGTTCCCTGTTCGGAGTGGCCTGCCATCCGGAACACCCCCTCGGTCCCTGCATGGTCAGCTCCGAGGGGAGCTGTGGGGCGGAATATCGTTTTGCTTCCGGCGGAGTCACACGATGA
- a CDS encoding HypC/HybG/HupF family hydrogenase formation chaperone: MCLAVPMQLVAMGADETGTVELDGIQHTIGLMLIEEPKIGEYLLIHAGYAIERLDCAEAEARLALFRTLAAIHRQETGQEVLLVAAPLRPETRR, translated from the coding sequence ATGTGTCTAGCGGTTCCCATGCAACTGGTGGCCATGGGTGCGGATGAAACCGGCACCGTGGAACTGGATGGCATTCAACACACCATCGGATTGATGCTGATCGAAGAGCCGAAAATTGGCGAATATCTGCTGATCCATGCCGGCTATGCCATCGAACGGCTCGACTGCGCCGAAGCCGAAGCCCGCCTGGCTCTGTTTCGCACGTTGGCCGCGATACATCGCCAGGAGACCGGGCAGGAAGTCTTGTTGGTGGCCGCTCCGCTCCGCCCGGAGACGCGCAGATGA
- a CDS encoding hydrogenase maturation protease, with protein MRLTVIGVGSRGARDDGIGLRLVEALAQSTASPGLTPVLWEDADALTLAYDLLTLTEPVLIVDCANMGLEGGIWRHFRPRDGLLKTTVDSLSTHGFGVAEALEIACGLGFDHPVGVFGVQPFDLSPQPGLTPEMTQRVPELLTGLQTVVGCLLAEWPAALPEIQAVIPAPGRFARPMLALGIESKNALAFGHGESITLFRPCGDLTDPMARNAMEQAVLALLDHPSHPPEALVVDRHPDLYPTVLGGRLARERSLELVTVQHHQAHAGACMAEHGLHAALALTCDGMGHGLDGSLWGAELLHLHPGGWSRLGTFAPVPLPGGDAAVRQPVRQLLARLLAAGVTIDAAWQTRLGLSAVEIDLWRQQCRLGVNAPMSHAAGRLFDAFAAWLGSAPRVIAHEGEPAMGLEAMAHRWPEKPCDRHLPFALREESGMVWVDWSPLFAALPVEPVPEEDRPAWAYGFHQAVAEALAALVEQGTRNTGVRHLVLSGGVFMNRLLKDLLRARLHASAVKIFHHQRLTTGDESLAVGQLWIAGERDRSCV; from the coding sequence GTGAGGTTGACGGTGATCGGCGTCGGCAGTCGTGGGGCGCGGGATGACGGGATCGGTCTGCGGCTGGTGGAAGCCCTGGCCCAATCCACGGCATCCCCCGGCCTCACGCCCGTGTTGTGGGAGGATGCCGACGCCTTGACCCTGGCTTACGATCTGCTCACCCTGACCGAACCGGTGCTGATCGTCGATTGTGCGAACATGGGTCTGGAAGGGGGGATCTGGCGTCACTTCCGGCCCCGGGATGGCCTGTTGAAAACAACCGTCGATTCCCTTTCCACCCACGGATTCGGTGTGGCCGAAGCCCTGGAAATCGCTTGCGGATTGGGTTTTGATCATCCTGTGGGGGTGTTCGGCGTCCAACCGTTCGATCTGTCGCCGCAACCGGGCCTGACCCCCGAAATGACGCAGCGCGTGCCGGAACTCCTGACCGGATTGCAAACGGTCGTGGGGTGTCTGCTTGCGGAGTGGCCTGCGGCGCTGCCTGAAATCCAGGCGGTGATTCCAGCACCTGGACGCTTTGCGCGTCCGATGTTGGCCTTGGGGATCGAAAGCAAAAATGCCCTGGCGTTTGGACATGGAGAGTCGATCACCCTGTTCCGACCCTGTGGCGACCTGACCGATCCGATGGCGCGCAACGCCATGGAACAGGCGGTCCTGGCCCTGTTGGACCATCCGTCCCATCCGCCAGAAGCGTTGGTGGTGGATCGGCATCCCGACCTTTACCCGACGGTGCTGGGAGGTCGGCTGGCCCGGGAACGCTCCCTGGAGTTGGTGACGGTCCAGCATCATCAGGCCCACGCCGGGGCCTGCATGGCGGAACATGGCCTGCACGCAGCCTTGGCCTTGACCTGCGACGGCATGGGGCATGGACTGGATGGCTCCCTGTGGGGGGCGGAACTGCTCCATCTGCACCCCGGCGGCTGGAGCCGCCTGGGAACTTTCGCGCCGGTTCCCCTGCCGGGCGGGGATGCGGCGGTGCGCCAGCCGGTCCGGCAACTGCTCGCCCGTCTGCTGGCCGCCGGCGTGACCATCGATGCGGCTTGGCAGACGCGGCTCGGTTTGTCGGCGGTCGAGATCGACCTTTGGCGCCAACAATGTCGCCTCGGGGTGAACGCCCCCATGAGCCACGCCGCCGGACGGCTGTTCGATGCCTTTGCCGCTTGGCTCGGATCCGCCCCCCGGGTCATTGCCCACGAAGGGGAACCGGCCATGGGACTGGAAGCCATGGCGCATCGATGGCCAGAAAAACCGTGTGATCGGCATCTCCCCTTTGCGCTCCGGGAAGAATCGGGCATGGTTTGGGTGGATTGGTCACCCTTGTTCGCCGCGCTCCCGGTGGAACCGGTGCCCGAGGAAGATCGACCCGCCTGGGCTTATGGATTTCATCAAGCCGTGGCCGAGGCTCTGGCGGCTCTGGTCGAACAGGGCACCCGGAATACCGGTGTGCGTCACCTGGTCCTGAGTGGTGGCGTCTTCATGAACCGTCTGCTCAAGGATTTGCTGCGGGCCCGGTTGCACGCATCGGCAGTGAAGATCTTTCACCATCAACGCCTCACGACCGGGGATGAAAGCCTTGCGGTCGGACAACTCTGGATCGCCGGAGAGAGGGATCGGTCATGTGTCTAG
- a CDS encoding Ni/Fe hydrogenase subunit alpha, protein MTNNAKTYTIDVHHVTRVEGHGNIRINTRDGVVEDVKLCIVEANRFFESFTRGMTPHEIPWVVGRICGICCVGHQLSATKAVEDAQGIAVSPQTVLLRKMLNESQFLQSHVLHVYFLAVPDFVGAPSVIPLIKTHPEVVKRALRLKKLANDYTEVMGGRTIHPMSNTLKGWRRLPDLERLEQVRNRLVAAVPDLLETVGIVKTLKIPGYERETEFVSLKHPDEYALYEGDVFSSDTQSGVPVRDYRSVTNEFTVAHSTTKWSRWHRDAYAVGALARVNNNFDQLHPEAKSVAETLGLKTPCYNPYMNNVAQVVEIVHCAYNSLAMMETVLNGGLREEDIGHTPKAGRGFGAVEVPRGILFHEYAFDEAGRCCDANAIIPTSQNVNNIEQDMKAFVPLMLPEMSQETLTLHMEMLLRAYDPCISCSVHMLNVEFVD, encoded by the coding sequence ATGACAAATAATGCCAAAACCTACACGATCGATGTGCATCACGTCACCCGCGTCGAGGGACATGGCAACATCCGCATCAATACCCGCGACGGGGTGGTGGAGGATGTGAAACTGTGCATCGTCGAGGCCAACCGATTTTTTGAAAGCTTCACCCGCGGCATGACGCCCCACGAAATCCCCTGGGTGGTGGGTCGCATCTGCGGCATTTGCTGCGTGGGCCATCAACTTTCGGCCACCAAGGCGGTGGAGGATGCCCAGGGCATTGCGGTTTCCCCCCAGACGGTCTTGTTGAGAAAAATGCTCAACGAATCCCAGTTTCTGCAAAGCCATGTGCTGCATGTCTATTTTCTCGCGGTGCCGGATTTCGTTGGCGCGCCCAGTGTCATTCCGCTGATCAAGACCCATCCCGAGGTGGTGAAACGGGCCTTGCGACTGAAAAAACTGGCCAACGACTATACCGAGGTGATGGGAGGACGCACCATTCATCCCATGAGCAACACCTTGAAAGGATGGCGCAGGCTTCCGGATCTGGAGCGGCTCGAACAGGTCCGCAATCGTTTGGTGGCTGCGGTGCCGGATCTGCTGGAGACGGTCGGAATCGTCAAGACCCTGAAAATCCCCGGCTACGAACGGGAAACCGAATTCGTCTCCCTCAAGCATCCCGACGAATATGCCCTGTACGAAGGCGATGTATTCAGTTCCGACACCCAAAGCGGCGTGCCGGTGCGTGACTATCGTTCGGTGACCAACGAATTCACCGTGGCCCACTCCACCACCAAATGGTCCCGCTGGCATCGGGATGCCTATGCGGTCGGGGCCTTGGCCCGGGTCAACAACAACTTCGACCAGTTGCATCCCGAAGCCAAAAGCGTCGCCGAGACTCTGGGCCTGAAAACGCCCTGTTACAATCCCTACATGAACAACGTCGCCCAGGTGGTGGAGATCGTCCACTGCGCCTACAACAGTCTGGCCATGATGGAGACCGTGCTCAACGGCGGCTTGCGGGAAGAAGACATCGGTCATACCCCGAAAGCGGGTCGCGGATTCGGGGCGGTCGAGGTGCCACGCGGCATTTTGTTCCACGAATACGCCTTCGACGAGGCCGGGCGCTGTTGCGATGCCAATGCCATCATTCCCACCAGTCAAAACGTCAACAACATCGAGCAGGACATGAAGGCTTTCGTGCCGCTCATGCTGCCGGAGATGTCCCAGGAGACGTTGACCTTGCACATGGAAATGCTGTTGCGGGCCTATGATCCCTGCATCTCCTGTTCCGTGCATATGCTCAACGTCGAGTTTGTCGATTGA
- a CDS encoding NADH:ubiquinone oxidoreductase, translating into MKPKVAFFDFASCEGCQLAVLNCEDVLLDILGLVDIVEFREAMSETAPRFDVAFIEGSINREQDAERLRDIRARSTYLVAMGACACIGNVQARSNFIAPAENFQRVYGVEDRNRVQTDPEFWPLWAHTRVRAVHEIVPVDFELRGCPLVPEEFVHLVKSLVTGAIPRFSTQAVCVECKMLENECVYDQGETCMGQITRGGCKAICITNGYRCDGCRGVLPHANLTAHHGLLKSKGLSEPQITNRYRLFCSAESLGRVGRTGHDK; encoded by the coding sequence ATGAAACCAAAAGTGGCCTTCTTTGACTTCGCCAGCTGCGAAGGGTGTCAACTCGCGGTTCTCAACTGCGAAGATGTCCTGTTGGACATTCTGGGGCTGGTGGATATCGTCGAATTCCGCGAGGCGATGTCGGAAACCGCGCCGCGTTTCGATGTCGCCTTCATCGAAGGGAGCATCAACCGGGAACAAGACGCCGAACGGCTGAGAGACATCCGTGCCCGCAGCACCTATCTGGTGGCCATGGGGGCGTGCGCCTGTATCGGCAATGTCCAGGCCCGTTCCAACTTCATCGCGCCTGCGGAAAATTTCCAGCGGGTCTATGGGGTCGAGGATCGCAACCGGGTACAGACCGATCCGGAGTTCTGGCCCCTCTGGGCCCATACGCGGGTACGGGCGGTACATGAGATCGTGCCGGTGGATTTCGAGTTGCGGGGCTGTCCTTTGGTGCCCGAAGAGTTCGTGCATCTGGTCAAATCGCTGGTCACCGGAGCCATCCCCCGTTTTTCGACCCAGGCGGTCTGCGTCGAATGCAAGATGCTCGAAAACGAATGCGTCTACGATCAGGGCGAAACCTGCATGGGGCAAATCACCCGTGGGGGCTGCAAGGCCATCTGTATCACCAACGGTTACCGGTGCGATGGCTGCCGGGGCGTGCTGCCCCATGCCAATCTGACGGCCCATCATGGTCTGCTGAAGAGCAAGGGGCTTTCCGAACCCCAGATCACCAATCGTTACCGCCTGTTTTGCAGCGCGGAATCCCTCGGTCGGGTCGGGAGAACCGGACATGACAAATAA
- a CDS encoding FAD/NAD(P)-binding protein, producing MSATPYASDPTIDPALYLPRMARILEVTPLTSREKYFKVELPEPLGHRPGQFVMLSLLGVGEAPISISCGPRTDTILEMVIRNAGSLTQVLHGLKPGQQVGIRGPFGSGFDLEDFYGKQVLCVVGGLGLVPMRSLIQPILAQLDRFAALTIISGCRTPAEELYREEMRAWERLGQETGKVRVIRLVDRTQNLPWDGQVGLVTAPLPSLPIDPDNTVVALCGPPVMYKFVLLELAARGLPHSRIFVDLERRMKCGVGKCGHCQINHVYCCQEGPVFRFDQIAHLPEALQ from the coding sequence ATGAGTGCGACCCCCTACGCATCCGACCCGACCATCGATCCGGCGCTCTATCTGCCGCGCATGGCCCGCATTCTGGAAGTGACCCCCCTGACCTCCCGGGAAAAATATTTCAAGGTCGAACTCCCAGAACCCCTGGGACACCGCCCCGGCCAATTTGTCATGCTCTCTTTGCTGGGGGTGGGGGAGGCGCCGATCTCCATCTCCTGCGGCCCGCGCACGGATACCATTCTGGAAATGGTGATCCGCAATGCGGGCAGCCTGACCCAGGTGCTGCATGGCCTCAAACCGGGTCAACAGGTAGGGATACGGGGTCCATTCGGTTCCGGGTTCGATCTGGAGGATTTTTACGGCAAACAAGTCCTGTGTGTGGTCGGCGGTTTGGGACTGGTGCCGATGCGCTCCCTGATCCAGCCGATTCTGGCGCAACTGGACCGCTTTGCCGCTCTCACCATCATCAGCGGCTGCCGCACCCCCGCCGAGGAACTGTATCGCGAAGAAATGCGCGCCTGGGAACGACTCGGACAAGAGACCGGCAAGGTCCGGGTGATCCGTCTGGTGGACCGCACCCAGAATCTGCCCTGGGATGGCCAAGTCGGACTGGTCACCGCGCCCCTTCCCTCCCTGCCCATCGATCCGGACAATACGGTCGTGGCCCTGTGCGGACCGCCCGTGATGTACAAATTCGTCCTCCTGGAACTGGCCGCACGCGGACTGCCCCACTCCCGGATTTTCGTGGACCTGGAAAGACGCATGAAATGTGGCGTGGGCAAATGTGGCCATTGCCAAATCAACCATGTCTATTGCTGCCAGGAAGGACCGGTGTTCCGGTTCGACCAGATCGCGCATCTTCCGGAGGCGTTGCAATGA
- a CDS encoding 4Fe-4S dicluster domain-containing protein — protein MMRAFFIDKDAVAHWIRHLARSHTVYFPQRAGQSGFRFKPVGETTEIQFDRYHPTLSPPGKKLTPAEEPLFRYRKRGDEAPELVPILDRSPRILAGVRPCDLKGIHLMDQVNREGHGDPHYLTRRTHSTLMAHDCLQPCDAACFCDAVGSLGWRENADIFLTSIDDHILIEVQTPAGETLIQGMDFPVCQEVASVKARAEAQRAKPFGRQFHADLARIPTLIANQWHAPVWEKHVEACFSCGSCNLVCPTCYCFDVHDDFDLTDINAGQRTRTWDGCMLPRFAEVAGGHNFRSNPAARQRHRVKRKFEYLTERFAEGSFCTGCGRCGRQCTTGIDIFDIVNDLIDHAEANS, from the coding sequence ATGATGCGTGCGTTTTTCATCGATAAAGATGCCGTGGCGCATTGGATCCGGCATCTGGCACGAAGCCATACCGTCTATTTCCCGCAGCGTGCCGGTCAATCCGGATTTCGCTTCAAACCGGTGGGGGAGACCACGGAAATCCAATTCGATCGCTACCACCCGACGCTCTCCCCACCCGGAAAAAAACTGACCCCGGCGGAAGAACCCTTGTTCCGCTATCGCAAACGGGGGGACGAAGCACCCGAGTTGGTGCCCATCCTGGACCGGTCCCCCCGGATTCTGGCCGGTGTCCGTCCGTGTGATCTCAAGGGGATCCACCTGATGGACCAGGTCAACCGGGAAGGTCATGGAGATCCCCACTATCTGACCCGTCGCACCCACAGCACCCTCATGGCCCATGACTGCCTGCAACCCTGTGACGCAGCCTGCTTTTGCGACGCGGTGGGATCCCTGGGTTGGCGGGAAAATGCCGATATCTTTCTGACCTCCATCGACGATCACATCCTGATCGAAGTCCAAACCCCCGCAGGAGAAACATTGATCCAAGGGATGGATTTCCCGGTGTGCCAGGAGGTCGCCTCGGTGAAAGCCCGTGCCGAAGCCCAACGCGCCAAACCGTTCGGACGGCAGTTTCATGCCGATCTGGCCCGCATTCCCACCCTCATCGCCAATCAATGGCACGCTCCGGTGTGGGAAAAGCATGTGGAGGCCTGTTTTTCCTGCGGCAGTTGCAATCTGGTCTGTCCCACCTGCTACTGCTTCGATGTCCATGACGACTTCGACCTCACCGACATCAACGCCGGCCAGCGCACCCGCACCTGGGATGGTTGCATGCTGCCCCGGTTCGCCGAGGTGGCCGGTGGACACAATTTCCGTTCCAATCCGGCGGCCCGTCAGCGTCACCGGGTCAAACGCAAGTTTGAATATCTGACCGAACGGTTTGCCGAAGGCAGTTTCTGTACCGGCTGTGGTCGATGCGGTCGCCAATGCACGACCGGTATCGACATTTTCGATATTGTCAACGATTTGATCGATCACGCGGAGGCGAACTCATGA
- a CDS encoding PAS domain S-box protein, giving the protein MGVFVLWQPLYALDALLKAATAVVSVITATALWPLIPHALKLPSPAQLVKANEALQSEIAERIHVERALRRERDVNREIINAMPGIFYLISQEGRFQLWNRRFEEITGRTAAEVNDASPIDFFYGEERAYIAERIQEVFTQGFATAEANIVGQGGGTTPYYFVGQCITLDSVPHVIGMGLDISERKRMEQTLRETEQRLQDILNNTSSVIFMKDLAGRYLFINRQYEELFHIDNNKFQGKTDFDLFPADVAVLLQGNDRLALSSTTPIQADEVIPHDDGPHNYISVKFALRDEHGQPYAICGISTDISERKRMENALLLAKEQAEAATQAKGEFLATMSHEIRTPMNVVLGMSELLLETDLNAVQRRFVLTMHHSGKALLGVINDILDFSRIEAGRFSLLEMPLYPRQLVRETAYLMHMAAEEKGLILQSEVAPEIPEAVLGDDGRVRQVLINLLGNAIKFTHHGQVGVRLTLESVQADTLRFEVSDTGIGIAQAQVEHIFDRFTQADEGITRRYGGTGLGLAISRRLVEMMGGRIWVESRFGQGSTFFFTLPIRVVDVFGFSGVEQQQEVAVNNGSGLRILLAEDVEENQALFEAYLMQTPHQVVIVGDGVEAVHRVQEETFDVVVMDVQMPKMDGYTATRQIRLWEQEMGRPSLPIIALSAHAMEGEMKRSREAGCNLYLSKPIQKAKLLEALQQIANQIHDDNPLKDAQPHAEKSNHEPEN; this is encoded by the coding sequence ATGGGCGTATTTGTATTGTGGCAGCCTCTGTACGCTCTGGATGCCCTGCTCAAGGCGGCCACCGCGGTTGTGTCGGTGATCACCGCCACCGCGCTTTGGCCGTTGATTCCCCATGCCTTGAAATTGCCCAGTCCCGCACAATTGGTGAAGGCCAATGAGGCGCTGCAATCCGAAATCGCCGAGCGCATCCATGTGGAACGCGCCCTGCGGAGGGAAAGAGATGTCAATCGCGAGATCATCAACGCCATGCCCGGCATCTTCTATCTGATCAGCCAGGAGGGACGCTTTCAGTTGTGGAACAGGCGGTTTGAGGAGATCACCGGTCGGACCGCGGCAGAGGTCAACGACGCCTCACCGATTGATTTCTTCTATGGCGAAGAGCGGGCGTACATCGCCGAACGTATCCAGGAGGTCTTTACCCAGGGATTCGCGACCGCCGAGGCCAACATCGTGGGTCAGGGCGGCGGGACGACCCCTTATTATTTTGTGGGGCAGTGCATCACGCTGGACAGCGTCCCCCATGTGATCGGCATGGGGCTGGACATTTCCGAACGCAAACGGATGGAACAGACGCTGCGCGAAACGGAGCAGCGGTTGCAGGATATCCTCAACAATACGTCGTCCGTGATCTTCATGAAGGATCTGGCGGGTCGATATCTATTCATCAATCGACAATATGAAGAATTGTTTCATATTGACAATAATAAATTTCAAGGCAAGACCGATTTTGACCTGTTCCCCGCCGACGTGGCGGTCTTGTTGCAGGGCAACGATCGTCTGGCACTGTCCTCCACCACCCCGATTCAGGCCGATGAAGTCATCCCCCATGACGATGGACCGCACAACTACATTTCGGTCAAATTCGCGCTGCGGGATGAACATGGCCAGCCTTACGCGATCTGCGGCATCTCCACCGACATCAGCGAGCGCAAACGAATGGAGAATGCCCTGCTTTTGGCCAAAGAACAGGCGGAAGCGGCCACCCAGGCCAAGGGGGAGTTCCTGGCCACCATGAGTCACGAGATCCGCACTCCCATGAATGTGGTGCTGGGCATGTCGGAGTTGCTGCTGGAAACCGATCTTAATGCGGTGCAACGGCGTTTTGTGCTGACCATGCACCACTCCGGCAAGGCGCTGTTGGGGGTGATCAATGACATCCTGGATTTCTCCCGCATCGAGGCTGGACGCTTTTCATTGCTTGAAATGCCTCTTTATCCCCGCCAATTGGTGCGGGAGACTGCGTATCTCATGCATATGGCAGCCGAAGAGAAGGGGCTGATCCTGCAATCGGAGGTGGCACCCGAAATACCGGAAGCCGTACTGGGTGACGATGGACGGGTGCGTCAGGTGCTGATCAATCTGTTGGGCAACGCGATCAAGTTCACCCATCATGGGCAGGTGGGGGTGCGTCTGACTCTGGAATCCGTCCAGGCGGACACCTTGCGGTTTGAGGTCAGCGATACCGGGATCGGGATCGCCCAGGCGCAGGTGGAACATATTTTTGATCGTTTCACCCAGGCTGATGAAGGCATTACCCGACGCTATGGCGGCACGGGATTGGGATTGGCCATCTCGCGGCGTCTGGTCGAGATGATGGGGGGACGCATTTGGGTGGAAAGCCGTTTTGGCCAGGGGAGCACCTTCTTTTTCACGCTGCCCATTCGCGTCGTGGACGTTTTCGGCTTTTCGGGTGTTGAGCAGCAGCAGGAGGTCGCGGTAAACAATGGGAGTGGTCTACGCATCCTGCTGGCCGAGGATGTCGAGGAAAACCAAGCATTGTTCGAGGCCTATCTCATGCAGACACCGCATCAGGTGGTCATCGTCGGCGATGGGGTGGAAGCAGTCCATCGGGTGCAGGAAGAGACATTCGACGTGGTGGTCATGGATGTGCAAATGCCGAAAATGGACGGCTACACGGCCACCCGCCAGATCCGTCTGTGGGAACAGGAAATGGGGCGGCCTTCCCTGCCAATCATCGCCCTGTCCGCCCACGCCATGGAGGGGGAGATGAAACGCAGTCGGGAAGCCGGTTGTAATCTGTATCTGTCCAAACCGATCCAAAAAGCGAAATTGTTGGAAGCCCTGCAACAGATCGCCAATCAAATCCACGATGACAACCCCTTGAAAGACGCACAACCCCATGCGGAAAAAAGCAATCACGAGCCTGAGAACTAA
- a CDS encoding transporter substrate-binding domain-containing protein, giving the protein MEPQRVLRTIMTFFCFVSLGTSALAEPARLVLNSPHSAPITAPDGSGVLDVFYRELFARLGMTVEFQQLPAERAVINANRGIDDGDVTRISGMETHYPNLVQVPESVMRYELVLFSRTARFKVTGPEDLQPYDVGIVTGWKIVEWNTTKAHSVTRVENVTQLFQMLADDRIDLAIIERMTGMMTIKNLEIKDVYILEPPFLVGNWYLYLHKKHQNLVPRLTAEIRRMKEDGSYTKIFESALQNFFH; this is encoded by the coding sequence ATGGAACCACAGCGCGTGTTGCGCACCATCATGACGTTTTTTTGCTTTGTGAGTCTGGGAACCAGTGCGCTGGCCGAGCCAGCCCGACTGGTACTCAACAGTCCCCACAGTGCCCCCATTACGGCACCGGACGGATCCGGGGTGTTGGATGTTTTTTACCGGGAGCTTTTCGCACGATTGGGCATGACGGTCGAATTTCAGCAGTTGCCTGCGGAACGTGCGGTGATCAATGCCAATCGGGGCATCGATGATGGAGATGTCACCAGGATCAGTGGGATGGAAACCCATTATCCCAATCTGGTACAGGTGCCGGAATCGGTCATGCGCTATGAACTGGTTCTGTTTTCTCGCACCGCCCGTTTCAAGGTGACCGGACCGGAGGATCTGCAACCCTACGACGTTGGCATCGTGACGGGTTGGAAAATCGTTGAATGGAATACCACCAAGGCCCATTCCGTCACCCGGGTGGAAAATGTGACCCAATTATTCCAAATGCTGGCCGATGACCGGATCGATCTGGCCATCATCGAACGCATGACCGGTATGATGACGATCAAAAATTTGGAGATCAAGGACGTGTACATCCTGGAGCCTCCCTTCCTGGTTGGCAACTGGTATCTCTATCTGCATAAGAAACACCAGAACCTAGTGCCAAGATTGACCGCCGAGATCCGTCGCATGAAAGAGGATGGATCATACACAAAGATTTTTGAGTCGGCATTGCAAAATTTTTTTCACTGA